One Bacillota bacterium DNA window includes the following coding sequences:
- a CDS encoding family 10 glycosylhydrolase — protein sequence MQEQKLQVIEGKATLRVIQADLEDGRVLGTVALCSDSPSGSQVFSLRVQASAWCFRGDWVLLEPGREVFTKEIGHLSADEQWVDFVFELPEFAAPTTAIVRLTVIPDLTNTNLQVEQEAAEVYYTYRDPKVQSPLSAYTDRKAAAQRTRRIIYNNDGNDNPSLPVTPISFLQRRTLGLEYTQVDTISYCTGIFNLYTHHSDETELHYSTGSTPPEAVSWALLLKEQGFDPLQLMIDYARVHGKEIWWSMRMNDTHDNQAKREDWQLSQWKREHRHLLMAPVRTQFPYGWQAGPSWTYTALNYEHEEVRNKVYSIIADVCTRYDLDGIELDFFRHPVFFRPQMFGEPVTDEQRGLMTDLLRRIRDLTEEIAKERGRPFLVVVRVPDSVGYAKEIGLDVVEWLEQDLVDIIIAAGIFRLEPWENSVDLGRRYDVPVYASLSTSRLGGYLEVWREEALQAWEAGCSGIATFNVFQPNSPLLRQLGDPGLLRNLPRTTSYSVDEDIMRSLRSISSFLKGGERFLDPAVAALYPPEAVAEILAGP from the coding sequence TTGCAGGAGCAAAAACTACAGGTCATCGAAGGCAAAGCGACACTAAGAGTAATCCAGGCGGACCTTGAAGACGGGAGAGTCCTTGGAACCGTTGCTCTTTGCAGTGATTCGCCTAGTGGCTCCCAGGTGTTCTCATTACGAGTGCAAGCTTCCGCTTGGTGTTTCCGGGGGGACTGGGTCTTGCTCGAACCGGGGAGAGAGGTGTTTACGAAGGAGATCGGCCACTTGTCCGCCGATGAGCAGTGGGTGGATTTCGTTTTCGAGCTCCCCGAATTCGCAGCGCCAACCACAGCGATCGTCAGGTTGACGGTCATTCCCGATCTTACGAATACCAACTTGCAGGTGGAACAGGAGGCCGCTGAGGTCTACTATACCTATCGGGATCCAAAGGTCCAGTCGCCTCTTTCTGCTTACACCGATCGGAAGGCAGCGGCCCAGCGCACCCGACGGATCATCTACAATAACGACGGCAACGATAATCCCTCCCTGCCGGTGACCCCGATCAGCTTCTTGCAACGGCGGACCCTGGGCCTTGAGTACACCCAGGTGGACACGATCTCCTACTGTACCGGCATCTTTAACCTTTACACCCATCATAGTGACGAGACTGAGCTGCATTACTCCACCGGGAGCACACCGCCGGAGGCGGTGTCTTGGGCTCTCCTCCTGAAGGAACAGGGCTTTGATCCTCTTCAATTAATGATCGATTACGCGCGTGTCCATGGCAAGGAGATCTGGTGGTCGATGCGGATGAACGATACCCACGACAACCAGGCCAAGCGGGAAGACTGGCAATTGTCCCAGTGGAAGAGGGAACACCGCCATCTGCTCATGGCCCCGGTGCGCACCCAATTCCCCTACGGCTGGCAGGCTGGGCCTTCCTGGACCTATACCGCACTCAATTACGAGCATGAGGAGGTGCGAAACAAGGTCTATAGTATCATCGCCGATGTTTGCACCCGCTACGATCTCGACGGCATAGAACTTGATTTCTTCCGGCACCCGGTGTTTTTCCGCCCGCAGATGTTTGGCGAGCCGGTCACCGATGAACAAAGGGGGCTGATGACCGACCTTCTAAGACGGATCCGCGATCTCACCGAGGAGATCGCCAAGGAGCGGGGACGACCCTTCCTAGTGGTGGTACGGGTCCCGGATTCCGTCGGATATGCCAAAGAGATCGGTCTGGATGTGGTGGAGTGGCTGGAACAGGATCTGGTGGATATCATTATTGCCGCGGGCATCTTTCGCCTCGAACCCTGGGAGAACAGTGTGGACCTAGGACGGCGCTACGATGTACCAGTTTACGCTTCTTTGAGCACCAGTCGCTTAGGCGGGTATCTTGAAGTCTGGCGGGAGGAGGCGCTGCAGGCCTGGGAAGCAGGATGCAGTGGGATCGCCACCTTTAACGTCTTTCAGCCCAATTCCCCGCTTCTGCGTCAGTTGGGCGATCCGGGCCTCTTAAGAAACCTTCCCCGCACTACTAGTTACTCGGTGGATGAAGATATTATGCGTTCCTTGCGTTCAATTTCCAGCTTTCTTAAGGGCGGGGAACGGTTTCTGGACCCGGCGGTTGCCGCCTTGTATCCACCGGAGGCAGTGGCAGAGATCCTTGCCGGTCCATGA
- a CDS encoding DUF2961 domain-containing protein translates to MARITNGRTGRFASWDTEGRNRDCWLIPPGQSRVLADIKGPGLITHIWMTQPMHYRECLLKITWDSAEAPSVLVPLGDFFCLGHGIVNSFQSALFTASTPHNNQFNRGCALNCYVPMPFRERAVVELVNESGEEHRQYFYIDYETYDELPADLGYFHAEFRRTNPFGGWGHEITVNTPETNIVNKERLAWENNYVILETKGTGHYIGCNLSVTNFQGTWWGEGDDMIWVDGYKWPPDLHGTGSEDYFNHAWGMQRNAFLRNGSSIYMHDTNGYQTSYVFHLENPVRFQREIKVTIEHGHGNHLANEMSSVAYWYAKEPTGVVVPPPVAKRAPVLRDNQGTWLYDEQNQCPGRPVPINEEMAQAKAAWQKKRQG, encoded by the coding sequence TTGGCAAGAATTACAAACGGGAGAACCGGCCGGTTTGCGTCCTGGGATACCGAAGGACGGAACAGGGACTGCTGGCTGATACCGCCCGGCCAGTCGAGAGTCCTGGCAGATATTAAAGGGCCGGGGCTAATTACCCATATTTGGATGACCCAACCGATGCACTACCGGGAATGTCTGCTGAAGATTACCTGGGACTCTGCTGAGGCACCCAGTGTCCTCGTGCCCCTTGGGGACTTCTTCTGTCTAGGGCACGGGATTGTGAATTCCTTTCAGTCGGCGTTGTTCACCGCTTCCACGCCGCACAACAACCAGTTTAATCGGGGATGCGCCCTGAACTGCTATGTGCCGATGCCCTTTCGGGAACGGGCGGTGGTGGAACTGGTGAATGAAAGCGGAGAGGAACACCGCCAGTACTTCTATATCGATTACGAGACCTATGACGAGCTACCGGCGGATCTGGGCTATTTCCATGCGGAGTTTCGCCGCACCAATCCCTTCGGAGGCTGGGGGCATGAGATTACCGTCAATACCCCGGAGACAAATATCGTCAATAAGGAAAGGCTTGCCTGGGAGAACAACTACGTCATCCTTGAAACGAAAGGCACCGGCCACTATATCGGGTGTAACCTATCGGTAACCAACTTCCAGGGGACCTGGTGGGGCGAGGGCGACGACATGATCTGGGTCGATGGTTACAAGTGGCCGCCGGATCTGCACGGGACTGGCAGTGAGGACTATTTCAACCATGCTTGGGGTATGCAACGCAACGCCTTTTTGCGGAATGGCTCTTCGATTTACATGCACGATACGAACGGGTATCAGACCAGCTATGTCTTTCACCTAGAAAACCCCGTGCGTTTCCAGCGGGAGATCAAGGTGACCATCGAGCACGGCCATGGCAACCATCTGGCCAATGAGATGTCCTCGGTGGCTTACTGGTACGCCAAAGAACCAACGGGTGTTGTGGTACCGCCTCCTGTCGCCAAACGGGCGCCGGTTCTGCGGGACAACCAGGGGACTTGGTTGTACGATGAACAAAACCAGTGTCCCGGCAGGCCAGTGCCGATTAACGAAGAGATGGCCCAGGCCAAGGCGGCCTGGCAAAAGAAAAGACAGGGCTAG